Proteins encoded together in one Camelina sativa cultivar DH55 chromosome 9, Cs, whole genome shotgun sequence window:
- the LOC104713678 gene encoding tryptophan N-monooxygenase 2-like, whose amino-acid sequence MDTLASNSSGLTSKSSPGLWFSNMYLLTTLQAFVAISLLMMILKKIKSSSRNKKLHPLPPGPTGFPIVGMIPGMLKNRPVFRWIHSLMKELNNTEILCVRLGNTHVISVTCPKIAREIFKQQDALFASRPLTYAQKILSNGYKTCVITPFGEQFKKMRKVIMTEIVCPARHRWLHDNRAEETDHLTAWLYNMVKNIEHMDAMFEGLGFTFAFCVSDYLPMLTGLDLNGHEKIMREASAIMDKYHDPVIDERIKMWREGKRTQIQDFLDIFISIKDENGQPLLTADEIKPTIKELVMAAPDNPSNAVEWAMAEMINKPEILHKAMEEIDRVVGKERLVQESDIPKLNYLKAIIREAFRLHPVAAFNLPHVALSDTTVAGYHIPKGSQVLLSRYGLGRNPKVWSDPLSFKPERHLNECSEVTLTENDLRFISFSTGKRGCAAPALGTAITTMMLARLLQGFKWKLVGGETRVELMESIHDMFLSKPLVMVGELRLSKDLYPTVK is encoded by the exons atGGATACGTTAGCTTCAAACTCTTCGGGTCTCACGAGCAAGTCAAGTCCAGGGTTGTGGTTTAGCAACATGTATCTCCTCACGACACTCCAAGCCTTTGTGGCCATTTCTCTCTTGATGATGATACTCAAGAAAATAAAGTCATCTTCACGAAACAAGAAGTTGCATCCTCTCCCACCAGGACCGACCGGTTTTCCAATTGTTGGAATGATTCCGGGGATGCTCAAAAACCGTCCAGTTTTCCGGTGGATTCATAGCCTCATGAAAGAGCTTAATAACACGGAGATACTTTGTGTACGTCTAGGAAACACTCACGTGATCTCCGTTACGTGTCCTAAGATAGCACGTGAGATTTTTAAGCAACAAGACGCACTCTTCGCGTCAAGACCACTCACTTATGCTCAAAAGATCCTCTCCAACGGCTACAAAACATGCGTGATCACACCGTTCGGCGAACAATTCAAGAAGATGAGGAAAGTAATAATGACGGAGATTGTTTGTCCGGCAAGACACCGATGGCTACACGACAATAGAGCCGAGGAAACAGATCACTTGACCGCTTGGCTTTACAACATGGTTAAAA ATATCGAGCATATGGATGCTATGTTCGAGGGGTTAGGGTTTACGTTTGCGTTTTGTGTATCGGATTATCTACCGATGCTTACGGGATTGGATCTAAACGGACATGAAAAGATCATGAGAGAAGCTAGTGCAATTATGGATAAATATCACGATCCTGTTATTGACGAGAGGATTAAGATGTGGAGAGAAGGTAAAAGAACTCAGATCCAAGATTTTCTAGACATTTTCATCTCTATCAAGGACGAAAATGGCCAGCCGTTGCTTACCGCTGATGAAATCAAACCAACCATTAAG gaaCTTGTAATGGCGGCACCGGACAACCCATCAAACGCCGTAGAATGGGCCATGGCGGAGATGATAAACAAACCGGAGATCCTCCACAAAGCTATGGAAGAGATCGATAGAGTCGTCGGCAAAGAAAGATTGGTCCAAGAATCTGATATCCCAAAACTTAACTACCTCAAAGCTATTATCCGAGAAGCTTTTCGTCTTCATCCCGTCGCCGCCTTCAACCTCCCACACGTGGCACTCTCCGACACAACCGTCGCAGGTTACCATATCCCTAAAGGAAGTCAAGTTTTACTTAGCCGTTACGGTCTTGGTCGTAACCCTAAGGTTTGGTCTGATCCACTTAGCTTCAAACCGGAGAGGCATCTGAATGAGTGTTCAGAAGTGACTTTGACGGAGAATGATCTCCGATTTATCTCGTTTAGTACTGGAAAGAGAGGATGTGCTGCTCCGGCGTTAGGTACGGCGATAACCACCATGATGCTCGCGAGGCTTTTGCAAGGGTTTAAATGGAAACTAGTCGGAGGTGAGACACGAGTAGAGCTTATGGAATCGATTCATGATATGTTTCTTTCGAAGCCTTTGGTTATGGTCGGAGAATTAAGATTGTCAAAGGATCTTTACCCAACAGTGAAGTGA
- the LOC104713677 gene encoding uncharacterized protein LOC104713677 — MMSSMDALAMAGVEYQEWGLSIEEWELQESVVPPHLLADDSDEEEEDHRNNNDSEEKEKEDHLRDDDDDRVLDGLAVKQVVPCDIRASVGKLIEQSLSYMIVHLKQLKFLTLLVENFLFSHVLYFLL; from the coding sequence ATGATGAGTTCGATGGATGCTTTAGCAATGGCGGGAGTGGAATATCAAGAATGGGGACTTAGTATTGAAGAATGGGAGCTTCAAGAATCTGTAGTTCCGCCCCATTTGCTTGCTGATGattctgacgaagaagaagaagatcatcgaAACAACAATGAttctgaagaaaaagaaaaagaagatcatcttcgagatgatgatgatgatagagtTTTAGATGGCTTAGCAGTTAAACAAGTTGTCCCTTGTGACATTAGAGCTTCGGTTGGGAAACTGATTGAGCAATCTCTCTCATATATGATTGTTCACCTCAAGCAGCTTAAGTTCTTAACACTTCTTGTTGAGAACTTTTTGTTTAGCcatgttctttattttcttttgtaa